CTCATATACAATTTTATAAAGCTCTATTAGTTCTTCCTGTGTTGGCACTTTTGGATTATTGGCTGGGCTACCACTTGCTAATGCATCAACAGCCATTTTAGGAATCGCTGCATAAAAGGCCTCTTTTTCAATACCCCATTCTTTTAAGTTTCCAATCTCCATTTTTTTGCACATTTGCTTAACTGAAACAATCACTAAATCCGCGAGCTCTTCTGGTGATAATTGCTTTCTATCTTTATCGAAGAATTCTCCAATATCAGCTAATCGATCCACACATGCTTCTTTTGAATACTCTAAAACTGCAGGTAGTAGCATCGCATTGGAAATGCCATGTGGCACATGAAAGAGTGCACCAATTGGACGGGACATTCCATGAACTAAGGCTACCGATGCATTGGAGAATGACACCCCTGCTTGCAATGAACCAATTGACATCGCCTCACGTGCATCAAGATCATCCCCATTTTCATATACCTTCAATAAATTATTAACAATTAGGTCAATCGCTGAGAGTGCGAGTACATTCGAATAGGGATGTGCTAAGCGGGATAAATAACTTTCTATGGCATGACTTAACGCATCAATTCCAGTAGCAGCGGTGATAGATGGTGGAGATGTAAGTGTTAGAACTGGATCAACAATTGCTATGTTTGGCAAAAATGCAGGTTGCTTGATCATCATTTTGACATCATTTGTTGTGTTTGTGATCACGGTTGCGTCTGTTGCCTCAGAGCCTGTACCTGCAGTTGTCGGGATGGCAATATGCGGAATTGGAGGTATTTCAGCAATTTTTTTCATGTTCATATACTCGCCAATATATCCCCCATTCGTTGCTACAACTGCAATTGCTTTTGCAGTATCGATACAACTCCCTCCACCAACTGAAATAATGACATCACACTTTTCAGTTTGTAGTTTTTGAAGTCCTTCAGTAACATACGTATCAACTGGCTCCGACTTTACGTCCAAATACGAAACTGCTTCCAATCCTTGTTCTTTTAACAAAGAAATAGTTTGTCTTACAAAACCTAAACTTTCCATGATTGGATCACTAATAATGAGTGCTTTTTTTCCTAATTTTTTCGCGTATTCTCCGACTTCTTCAAACGAGTTCCTACCGTAAATGATGGTTCCTGGTGAAAACACTGTGAAAATTGTTTTTGTTTGAATCATACCGCTTCCTCCTAAATTTTATGCCGTATAACTTCTAAGCCAGTGAGTTTTTCTACCATCACCGCTATTTCCCAATACAAATTCTGTCACCTACTAAACATCAAACAAACGCTTTTAGGGAACTGAAGAGTTGAGCACCTGCCTGGTATTCTTCTACACTTGAGTTGGGTATTCCTAGGAAGCAAATCACTCTTCTACTCTTCTTCATACAAAAATTTCATAAATCCATTTTTGGTTTTATATAAATATTGCATAATGAAATTGATTCATACCAAAAACATTACAATAAAAATATATTCACTAATGTACAGGATTAATCTACATTTATATTTTTTCTTTTAATCTTTGTAGATTTGTTTAAGAAGAGAAATGGTTATATTATTATTTTCCTAATTATTGTAGGGGGATTATCTATGATAAAAATTACATTATCAAACGGTAAAATTGTAGAAGTTAAATGTTTGAGTTGTGCTTTGACAAGTGGATTAATTGAACCTGATGGTGGAGTTGTAGTAGAAACAGAATACTTTCACGCTCATCAAGATGTGGCGTATCCAATTAAAGGATTAATCATTTTAGCATCCAAACGGCATATTAAGTGTTTCGATGAATTGACCGAAGCAGAGCAATTAGATTATATAAGTCTTTTAGCAAAAATAAGGAAGGCTCAAAGAAAAGTATTAGGTATTGAACATGTTTATTATTTTTATAATGAAGACACTACTCATCATTTCCATACTTGGATGGTTCCACGTTATGAATGGATGTACGAATTTGGTCGTTCTATTGAATCAGTGAGACCTGCCCTACTTCATTCGAGAAACCATATGAATAGTGAAGAACACATGAAAGAATTAAGATTAGCAATTAAAGAACTGACAAGAGAATTAAATAATTAAAGATATAAAAACAACGCAACCTTCAATCATCCAGTTGCGTTGTTTCCAAGATTACATGTTAGTTTATTACATAAATTAATGTCTAATCAAACAAAATATCCGAAAGTGTGACCATTGATTTATTTTTAATTCACAATATTATGCTGTGTTAAATAGTCATACGTAATGTCGACAAACAGGAATTCTTGGCAATTAAGAGCCATTGAATAAGTTCGAGTAGGTTCTGCAGTTTGGATATCATTATAGATACTAGATAAATCGCCTTTTAAGTCTTTTCTTAGTTTGATCATATTTAATAAGAAGTAAGGACGCCAACTCCAGTTTTTACCGATAGCATCTTCTTCAATATGCCATTCACTATTAAGTCTCACGATATTGGGTGAAGTTTGGAAACCCTCATCGTTACAAATATATAAACGAAAAGCATAGTTTTCAAGTTTTTCAGCTAGTTCCAATAAACTATCTATATTTTGGCTAGTTGGATTTGTATTTTTTACGGTTGTCGTAATCATCTTTTGGAGTGTATTCATTTCTTCATACTTTACTTCTAGTATCTTTTTTTCCGTCGAGATAAATTGCTGACATTCACTTCGGAAGCGGTTTTTTAAAATATCACGCTCAATCAAATGATTAGAAGGTTTCTCTAAATAACTACCTTTAAAATAACGTGCCCCGTTTCTCCATGCATAATGTAACTGATAACTTGTTTTTATTTCATCAAACATAATGGTTGCGCCCATTTGGATCGCAAGTGTCTGAATTGTGGAAAACATATAATTTTGAGAACCCCATGCATTGTAGTCTAATTGACTTACATCCATTTTCAATACGGAAGGTTCTAAAAGCAAAATTTGATCCAGCTTCGTATCTGGTCCAATATTCGCTACAACTGTTTTTACTCCGTAAGTTTTTATATATAGAATTGGATGTCGTAGTTGATCAATCTCTCCATTAAATTGTTGCATAGAAAAAGCTAAATTAATATGTGATAACAAGCTTTCTTCCACTAAATCTTTTAATACTTCAAAATAGGCATCGCCAAAATCTAACATTAATAAGTTCGGATTGCAGGGTAAATAGAGATCAGCTTCTTGTAAAGCATCTTTTGCAATTGTAAGAGCCTTTTTAATCATAATTAACTCTACTTCAGCACGGATATCAGCTGGAACAGTTTCATCATATGTAAATTCAACAATATTATAATATTGATCTTCTTTCACTATCTGACCAATTACCTCATATGCGACAATCACATGCTCATCTGCACTAAAGATTGGTTCAAATAATATTTCGATATCATCTAATTCATCGAGTAAATCTAGAACATCCATCAGCAGGTCCTCCAATCTAACTTGCTACTACTATTATATCCTACATTTTACAACCTGGCACTGACACATTCTTTAAAATTGTTATTCTTTCAATATAAAAACTCTCACCAAGTTATTGTAAAAATCAGTGAGAGTTTTATAAGTTTGAATTGATATCATAAATCCATTTTCAATGGTATATTTTATATTAATTTTGCATTATGTCGTTAACCTATTAAATTTCCATCCCGACTTCTTCAAATGTCGGCATATTGATCATCATACTACATGCTGCTTCAATGATTGGAAAGGCTAAAGCGGCACCCGATCCTTCGCCTAGACACATGTCCATTTTTAGCATGGGTTCTTTGCCTAAAAGTTCACTTGCGATGATTCCACCTGGTTCCTCTGTGGCATGAGAAGTAATAAGGTAGTCCTTCACTTTTGGTTCAATGGAAGCTGCGATTAATGCAGAAACACTTGAAATTAAACCATCTACTACAACAGGTACATGATTGGCTGCAGCAGCCAACATCACACCAGCCATACCGCCAATTTCCAAGCCACCAACTTTCGCTAAAATATCAATGCCATCAGTTGGATTTGGTTGGTTGATGGCAATAGCATTACGTATAACATCGATCTTATGAGCTAATCCACCTTGTCCAAGTCCTGCACCTCTACCCGTAATTTCTTTTGGATCACAATTCGCTAAAACAGAGAGAATTGCTGTACTTGGAGTTGTATTACTGATCCCCATTTCGCCTGTACCTAATAAATTCACTCCATTTTGAATTTCTGCAGTGGCAATTTCAATACCTACTTCTAAAGCTTTGATAGCCTCTTCTCTTGTCATCGCAGGACCTTTTGCCATGTTGTCAGTCCCTTTTTTAATTTTACGAATGATAACCCCTGCATCACCAGGAATTTCCTCTTTCACACCGATATCAACTGTGACAATTTTAGCGCCAGAAACTTTTGCAATCGTCCCTACACCCGTAATCCCTTTTGCAATATTTAAAGTTTGGGCAAAAGTTACGATTTGAGGATTACTTGTAACCCCTTCTTCATAGACACCATGGTCTGCAGCCATTACGATAATTGCTTTTTTATCGATTGAAGAGAACATTTCTCCCGTAATACCTGAAAGTTGTACGGCGATACTTTCTAATTTCCCAAGACTTTTTGGTGGTTTGATGAGGCTGTCTACTCGCTGTCTTGCCTTTGTCATCATATCTTGGTCTAGGTTTGTAATCTTTTCAATTGTTTGTTGTAATAAGTTCATTTTCATCTCTCCCGAATAAAATTAAAAGCCTGCAGTTTATTTGCATAACAAATAAACCGCAGACTTTTCCATCATCTGTTCTATTCAAGTATTAAGGCAGGTCTCCTGGCTCGAGGTCCACATTTCATCAGGCCTTCCCAGATACATATCCAGTGGCATTTCCGATCAAACTCCCCCATACAGTGGCGGGTCCGCTGAAGATTTTCACTTCATTCCCTATTCTCCTTGTAGGCACCTTAAACTTATATTGAATTTTCTATTAATTATGATACTAGGGAATTGATTGGAAAGCAATACTATTATTTTGATAAACTATAATTTCTAGTCGTTATCTTTTGTAGCTCATTTTTTAACCTGAATACAATTTCACGATTCAATTCGAATCGATTATTCTCTAATCGATTAATTTGTTGATCCACTACATAGACAGTATTGAATATTTCTGTTGCACCTAATACGGATAATACTGGTTTCAAGGCATATTCAACAGCTAATAAATGTCCAATTGATCCACCTACTGCAATCGGAATAATTGTCTTATTTTCTAAACCTTTTTGAGGTAGTAAGTCTAAATAAGTTTTCAATATTCCTGAATAAGAGGCTTTATAAATTGGGGTTAAGACAACAACGATTGATGCATCTGCAACTTTTTCATTTGTTCTTATTATATCTTTACTTGTATAGTTTGCTGTGATTAAATCTATTGCTGGTAAATCGTGAACATAAATTGAGGAAACATCCACTTCATTTGCATTAAAAAATGCTTCAACATAATCATGTACCCCGTTAACACGTGACTTTTTATCATTTCCCCCATTAATAATTACAGCTTTCACCATTTTACTTCTCTCCTTTTCAAAAAATTTTTTAAAATAATGAATCTGTTTCGTTATCGGATGTATTTCTTATTACTCTTTGTACAATACGATGCCTTACTGATTATTAATCGCATTATTGTTGTGTATCTACTAACATGAAGAACATCCAATCAGCTAAAACATATTCATCAAACAAAAAGATCCCTACTCCATTTGATGAAGTAAGGACCTTTAGTTATCTAATCAGTCTCTCATATATTGCTGTTCAATTTTAATTCTTACTAAACTTATAAGAATAATTTAACATATGATTTAGAAAAGTCAATACTTTTAGCGGAAAAGTTCAAAGTAATGAGTTTTGCTAAAGCTTTTCATATTCTCTCTTCCCAAAAATGTTGATCTATTATATTTTGACATAATAAAAGCCGCCCCATACATAATTACCTCATCGGAGCAGCTCTTTCTCAATATTTAGTTGATTTTTTTACTATTATATTTATAACTCTTCGTTATTAAGTGTTAATACAATACGGCCGTTAATTTTGCCTTCTTCCATTTTTTCAAATACCTCATTGATGTCTTCTAGTTTTGCAGTTTCAATAATAGCACGTACTTTTCCACGTGCGGCAAAATCAAGAGCCTCTTGCATATCTTTTCTCGTACCCACAATGGAGCCTTTGACTGTCACACCATTCAGAACTGTATTGAAGATTGGAATCGGTAATTCTTCATTCGGTAAGCCTACTACGACAAGGCAACCACCACGTTTTACAGATTCATAGGCTTGTTCAAATGCTTTTTTGGTAACAGCCACACTAATCGCAGCTTGTACACCGCCTAATTGTTCTTGAATTACTTCCACAGGATCTTCTTTCAATCCATTAATGACAAGATCTGCACCAAGTTCTTTTGCAAGTTTGGACTTATCATCACTAATATCAATCGCAACAACGTTGAGTCCCATTGCTTTTGCGTATTGCAATGCAATATGTCCAAGTCCTCCAATACCATAGATGGCTACCCACTCGCCAGGTTTAGCACCAGATACTTTCAATGCTTTATACGTTGTCACACCTGCACACAAAATTGGGGCAATTTCCACTGGGTCCACATTATCTGGAATTTTCGCTACATAATCTGCCGGTGCTTTACAATATTCTGCGTAACCACCATCAACAGAGTACCCACCATTTAATTGATTTGGACATAGTGTTTCTTGACCGGTTAAGCAATACTCACATTCACCACATGCAGAAAATAGCCATGGAATCCCTACTCGATCACCGACTTTAATAGATTTCACGCCTTGTGCAACTTCTACAACAACCCCTACGCCTTCATGACCTGGGATTAACGGCAATTTAGGTTTTACTGGCCAGTCCCCATGTGCTGCATGTAAATCCGTATGACAGACACCACAAGCCTCAATCTTTACTAACACTTCACCATCTTCTAATTGAGGTTTTGAAACCTCTTTAATCTCCAACTCTTTTAAAAACGCATTGACAACTGCTGCCTTCACTCAAACACTCCCTTCTCTTTTTCAGTATTAAATATATGATGGTTACTACGATTACTATTCATCATTACTTAATGTTTCTATTATTTAGTTATTTTGAATATTTTAGGTCTTGATAGATCAATTTTTGAATTGTATTCGATAATCTCCCCTAATGCTGGTAAAATTATAGATTATTAAATAATGGAAGACAAAAAGTTAGGACGAGGTGACAAATGATGAAATCTCTTGGTCAAAAAATCCGTATCATTGGTCCTGTGGGTAGTGGAAAAACCACGTTAGCAAAGAAAATTGCGTTACGTAACCAATGTGCGTATTTTGAATTAGATAATATCGTATGGATTCGTTCTGATCATGGTGATATTCGTCGCACTGAAAATGAGAGAGACTCACTTTTACAACAAATCACTAAAAATAAAAAATGGGTCATTGAAGGTGCACATGATCAGCAATGGACAGCACCAAGTTTAGAATCAGCAGACTGCATTATCTATTTAGAACCACCCTATTTCACTAGACTCTATAGAGTCACTAAACGATTTGTGAAACAGCTATTGAAAGTTGAACAAGCGAATTACAAACCTACATTTCAAATGTTAAAAAAGATGTTTGAGTGGAGTAACTTCCATGAACAAAAGGGTAAATATTTGATCCAAGAAATGTTGGATACATATCAAGGGAAAGTTATTTTGGTTCAATCAAAAAGGGATTTAAATAGGTTGTTAGATGAATAACATTTTATGTTAGATAGCTTAAAAGGAAAAAGAAAATATTACATTCTAACATGTATTCTCTTACGGATTTTTAATTATTTTGGATATTTTGATTCTGTATTTATTTTTGATTACTTATTAAACTACCAATCATTTGGATATACGGACATCTGTTTTCTAAGATTACTGGAATTTCACAAATCCTCCTCTTTGAATAACTCATTTTGAACAATTTCCGGAGCCTGTAGAAATCGTTTTGTTAAAATATAGTGAATAGTTTCTTCATAACGAATCGTTTCGATTTCATCATTGTCAAAATGATAGATGGTAGCATTTGGATACCCAAGTAAGATGGGTGAATGGGTTGCAATAATGAATTGAGCAGTGTGCTCCAAATCTTTAATAATTTTCATCAGACTTAATTGTCTTACTGGTGAAAGAGCAGCTTCTGGCTCATCTAACAAGTAAATTGCTTTTCCACCAAAGGAATTCTTAAATAGTGAAAGAAAGGACTCACCATGAGATTGATGGTGCAGTGATTTTCCACCATATGCAGCATACTTTTTACTTGGGATATCCTCTAATGCATCAATATAACTTGCATAATGATAGAATGTTTCAGCTCTAAGGAAAAATCCTTTTGTTACTTTTGGACTCCAAGATAATCGAATATACTCCCCTAAAGCTGATTCTGCTTGGTCCACTTCAACATAACTGTTTCTCCCCCCACCTGCTGTGTTAAATTCACATTGATCAGCTATTGCTTCCAAAAGAGTGGACTTTCCTGTACCATTTTCACCTACAAAAAACGTTATATTTGATGAAAAATCAAGAAATCGGAAATTCTCTAACCATGGAATATCAAATGGATAGATTGAGGAATCTGGTACCTGATTTGGTAAATAAGATACTTTTTTTAAATACATATGTTTCTCCTTTTGGAATTTAGGTGCGATATCTCTTCTTTCAATTGAGTACATAACGCCCTTTAATTGGATAATTTCGTTACATTACATCATTTGAACAGCAAGTGAGTGTAAATGCATATTGTCTATTCTAAAATCTGTTCCGAAGAAAATAGCAAACTCCAATTCTTGAGTCTTGCTATTTTGCCTTACTTGACCTATTCCTGTAAAAGGAATGTTTGGTCGGTGTTTTAATAGTTTTTCAATTGCATCAAATTTATATAAATACGTTCTGTTACTAGGGTCTTTTATAAAAGCCTCTTCAAACACAACTTTTATATCTTTCTGATCCTCTAAAACTGTAATGTTCGCAACCTCATCTTGTAGTTTAATCCTTTTAACATACCCCATCAGTAAACAGGTCTTTCCG
This window of the Rummeliibacillus pycnus genome carries:
- a CDS encoding iron-containing alcohol dehydrogenase, coding for MIQTKTIFTVFSPGTIIYGRNSFEEVGEYAKKLGKKALIISDPIMESLGFVRQTISLLKEQGLEAVSYLDVKSEPVDTYVTEGLQKLQTEKCDVIISVGGGSCIDTAKAIAVVATNGGYIGEYMNMKKIAEIPPIPHIAIPTTAGTGSEATDATVITNTTNDVKMMIKQPAFLPNIAIVDPVLTLTSPPSITAATGIDALSHAIESYLSRLAHPYSNVLALSAIDLIVNNLLKVYENGDDLDAREAMSIGSLQAGVSFSNASVALVHGMSRPIGALFHVPHGISNAMLLPAVLEYSKEACVDRLADIGEFFDKDRKQLSPEELADLVIVSVKQMCKKMEIGNLKEWGIEKEAFYAAIPKMAVDALASGSPANNPKVPTQEELIELYKIVYEYDFTS
- a CDS encoding EAL-associated domain-containing protein yields the protein MDVLDLLDELDDIEILFEPIFSADEHVIVAYEVIGQIVKEDQYYNIVEFTYDETVPADIRAEVELIMIKKALTIAKDALQEADLYLPCNPNLLMLDFGDAYFEVLKDLVEESLLSHINLAFSMQQFNGEIDQLRHPILYIKTYGVKTVVANIGPDTKLDQILLLEPSVLKMDVSQLDYNAWGSQNYMFSTIQTLAIQMGATIMFDEIKTSYQLHYAWRNGARYFKGSYLEKPSNHLIERDILKNRFRSECQQFISTEKKILEVKYEEMNTLQKMITTTVKNTNPTSQNIDSLLELAEKLENYAFRLYICNDEGFQTSPNIVRLNSEWHIEEDAIGKNWSWRPYFLLNMIKLRKDLKGDLSSIYNDIQTAEPTRTYSMALNCQEFLFVDITYDYLTQHNIVN
- the ssuE gene encoding NADPH-dependent FMN reductase — protein: MVKAVIINGGNDKKSRVNGVHDYVEAFFNANEVDVSSIYVHDLPAIDLITANYTSKDIIRTNEKVADASIVVVLTPIYKASYSGILKTYLDLLPQKGLENKTIIPIAVGGSIGHLLAVEYALKPVLSVLGATEIFNTVYVVDQQINRLENNRFELNREIVFRLKNELQKITTRNYSLSK
- a CDS encoding P-loop NTPase family protein — protein: MMKSLGQKIRIIGPVGSGKTTLAKKIALRNQCAYFELDNIVWIRSDHGDIRRTENERDSLLQQITKNKKWVIEGAHDQQWTAPSLESADCIIYLEPPYFTRLYRVTKRFVKQLLKVEQANYKPTFQMLKKMFEWSNFHEQKGKYLIQEMLDTYQGKVILVQSKRDLNRLLDE
- a CDS encoding AAA family ATPase, producing MYLKKVSYLPNQVPDSSIYPFDIPWLENFRFLDFSSNITFFVGENGTGKSTLLEAIADQCEFNTAGGGRNSYVEVDQAESALGEYIRLSWSPKVTKGFFLRAETFYHYASYIDALEDIPSKKYAAYGGKSLHHQSHGESFLSLFKNSFGGKAIYLLDEPEAALSPVRQLSLMKIIKDLEHTAQFIIATHSPILLGYPNATIYHFDNDEIETIRYEETIHYILTKRFLQAPEIVQNELFKEEDL
- the cobT gene encoding nicotinate-nucleotide--dimethylbenzimidazole phosphoribosyltransferase, with protein sequence MNLLQQTIEKITNLDQDMMTKARQRVDSLIKPPKSLGKLESIAVQLSGITGEMFSSIDKKAIIVMAADHGVYEEGVTSNPQIVTFAQTLNIAKGITGVGTIAKVSGAKIVTVDIGVKEEIPGDAGVIIRKIKKGTDNMAKGPAMTREEAIKALEVGIEIATAEIQNGVNLLGTGEMGISNTTPSTAILSVLANCDPKEITGRGAGLGQGGLAHKIDVIRNAIAINQPNPTDGIDILAKVGGLEIGGMAGVMLAAAANHVPVVVDGLISSVSALIAASIEPKVKDYLITSHATEEPGGIIASELLGKEPMLKMDMCLGEGSGAALAFPIIEAACSMMINMPTFEEVGMEI
- a CDS encoding HIT family protein; amino-acid sequence: MIKITLSNGKIVEVKCLSCALTSGLIEPDGGVVVETEYFHAHQDVAYPIKGLIILASKRHIKCFDELTEAEQLDYISLLAKIRKAQRKVLGIEHVYYFYNEDTTHHFHTWMVPRYEWMYEFGRSIESVRPALLHSRNHMNSEEHMKELRLAIKELTRELNN
- the adhP gene encoding alcohol dehydrogenase AdhP, with translation MKAAVVNAFLKELEIKEVSKPQLEDGEVLVKIEACGVCHTDLHAAHGDWPVKPKLPLIPGHEGVGVVVEVAQGVKSIKVGDRVGIPWLFSACGECEYCLTGQETLCPNQLNGGYSVDGGYAEYCKAPADYVAKIPDNVDPVEIAPILCAGVTTYKALKVSGAKPGEWVAIYGIGGLGHIALQYAKAMGLNVVAIDISDDKSKLAKELGADLVINGLKEDPVEVIQEQLGGVQAAISVAVTKKAFEQAYESVKRGGCLVVVGLPNEELPIPIFNTVLNGVTVKGSIVGTRKDMQEALDFAARGKVRAIIETAKLEDINEVFEKMEEGKINGRIVLTLNNEEL